The Anabas testudineus chromosome 14, fAnaTes1.2, whole genome shotgun sequence genome includes a region encoding these proteins:
- the LOC113170196 gene encoding vascular endothelial zinc finger 1-like isoform X2, which yields MEPSWSTFLFQQANEALHHQHQVAQNSLLPLLNAGAEQIDQKPILPIHIDQKPPSSAADLLKDNVASGGGARPPVPVIKKEHKGKTPFVCGYCNKAFRDSYHLRRHESSHTGIKMVSRPKKTAQTAPTMVPMISTMPRENNGQPSYISTVAGILSTATTSVSSGTSIMTSPAMGNVQQQNIPKKPAKPVKKNHGCEMCGKAFRDVYHLNRHKLSHSDEKPFECPICQQRFKRKDRMTYHVRSHDGGVHKPYVCSVCGKGFSRPDHLSCHVKHVHSSERPFKCQVTACTSAFATKDRLRSHMIRHEGKVTCSICGKMLSAAYITSHLKTHGQTNFNSCNKATPVTVSAPITTAMNRGNSNNNNNPVTIAAQMNISTNTVNITSPVSLQHPVTITGPVNITSVNIPATAPMNIAHPVAITTPMPMNIAGPLNIAMRPVDSMSFLSQVLPSSPPW from the exons ATGGAGCCGAGCTGGAGTACGTTTCTGTTTCAA CAGGCCAATGAAGCcctccaccaccagcaccagGTTGCCCAAAACAGCCTGCTGCCACTTCTTAATGCAGGAGCTGAACAAATTGACCAGAAACCCATTCTGCCCATCCACATAGACCAGAAGCCACCTTCCAGTGCTGCCGATCTCCTCAAAGACAATGTGGCCAGTGGAGGAGGTGCGCGGCCACCAGTGCCTGTAATAAAGAAGGAACATAAAGGCAAAACGCCTTTCGTCTGCGGCTACTGCAACAAGGCCTTCAGAGACAGCTACCACCTGCGGCGTCATGAGTCCAGCCACACCGGTATCAAGATGGTGTCTCGGCCAAAGAAGACAGCCCAAACAGCGCCCACCATGGTACCCATGATTTCTACCATGCCACGAGAGAACAACGGCCAACCTTCCTACATCTCCACAGTAGCAGGCATCCTGTCAACAGCAACCACCTCCGTTTCCTCAGGCACAAGTATCATGACGTCGCCTGCGATGGGTAATGTGCAGCAGCAAAACATCCCCAAGAAGCCTGCCAAGCCTGTCAAGAAAAACCACGGGTGTGAGATGTGCGGCAAGGCTTTTCGTGATGTTTACCACCTAAATCGCCACAAGCTGTCCCATTCGGATGAGAAACCGTTTGAGTGCCCCATCTGCCAGCAACGCTTTAAAAGGAAGGACAGAATGACCTACCATGTTCGCTCTCACGACGGCGGAGTCCACAAGCCCTATGTATGTTCAGTTTGCGGGAAAGGCTTTTCCAG GCCGGACCACTTGAGCTGCCATGTGAAGCATGTGCATTCCTCAGAAAGGCCGTTTAAATGTCAAGTAACG GCCTGTACCTCTGCTTTTGCCACCAAAGACCGACTCCGTTCCCATATGATCAGACATGAAGGCAAGGTGACCTGTAGCATCTGTGGGAAGATGCTCAGTGCGGCCTACATCACCAGCCATCTGAAGACTCACGGACAGACCAACTTTAACTCCTGTAACAAAG CTACCCCTGTGACGGTGTCTGCCCCCATTACCACAGCGATGAACCGGGGcaactccaacaacaacaacaaccctgTCACCATCGCCGCACAAATGAACATTAGCACCAACACAGTCAACATCACGTCACCCGTCAGCCTCCAGCACCCAGTCACCATCACCGGGCCCGTCAACATCACCTCCGTCAACATCCCTGCCACAGCGCCCATGAATATCGCCCACCCAGTCGCAATAACGACCCCCATGCCTATGAATATAGCCGGCCCGCTGAACATCGCCATGAGGCCAGTGGACAGCATGTCTTTTCTGTCCCAAGTCTTGCCTTCTTCCCCACCTTGGTAA
- the LOC113170196 gene encoding vascular endothelial zinc finger 1-like isoform X1, with amino-acid sequence MEPSWSTFLFQQANEALHHQHQVAQNSLLPLLNAGAEQIDQKPILPIHIDQKPPSSAADLLKDNVASGGGARPPVPVIKKEHKGKTPFVCGYCNKAFRDSYHLRRHESSHTGIKMVSRPKKTAQTAPTMVPMISTMPRENNGQPSYISTVAGILSTATTSVSSGTSIMTSPAMGNVQQQNIPKKPAKPVKKNHGCEMCGKAFRDVYHLNRHKLSHSDEKPFECPICQQRFKRKDRMTYHVRSHDGGVHKPYVCSVCGKGFSRPDHLSCHVKHVHSSERPFKCQVTACTSAFATKDRLRSHMIRHEGKVTCSICGKMLSAAYITSHLKTHGQTNFNSCNKDGNEVCNSASATPVTVSAPITTAMNRGNSNNNNNPVTIAAQMNISTNTVNITSPVSLQHPVTITGPVNITSVNIPATAPMNIAHPVAITTPMPMNIAGPLNIAMRPVDSMSFLSQVLPSSPPW; translated from the exons ATGGAGCCGAGCTGGAGTACGTTTCTGTTTCAA CAGGCCAATGAAGCcctccaccaccagcaccagGTTGCCCAAAACAGCCTGCTGCCACTTCTTAATGCAGGAGCTGAACAAATTGACCAGAAACCCATTCTGCCCATCCACATAGACCAGAAGCCACCTTCCAGTGCTGCCGATCTCCTCAAAGACAATGTGGCCAGTGGAGGAGGTGCGCGGCCACCAGTGCCTGTAATAAAGAAGGAACATAAAGGCAAAACGCCTTTCGTCTGCGGCTACTGCAACAAGGCCTTCAGAGACAGCTACCACCTGCGGCGTCATGAGTCCAGCCACACCGGTATCAAGATGGTGTCTCGGCCAAAGAAGACAGCCCAAACAGCGCCCACCATGGTACCCATGATTTCTACCATGCCACGAGAGAACAACGGCCAACCTTCCTACATCTCCACAGTAGCAGGCATCCTGTCAACAGCAACCACCTCCGTTTCCTCAGGCACAAGTATCATGACGTCGCCTGCGATGGGTAATGTGCAGCAGCAAAACATCCCCAAGAAGCCTGCCAAGCCTGTCAAGAAAAACCACGGGTGTGAGATGTGCGGCAAGGCTTTTCGTGATGTTTACCACCTAAATCGCCACAAGCTGTCCCATTCGGATGAGAAACCGTTTGAGTGCCCCATCTGCCAGCAACGCTTTAAAAGGAAGGACAGAATGACCTACCATGTTCGCTCTCACGACGGCGGAGTCCACAAGCCCTATGTATGTTCAGTTTGCGGGAAAGGCTTTTCCAG GCCGGACCACTTGAGCTGCCATGTGAAGCATGTGCATTCCTCAGAAAGGCCGTTTAAATGTCAAGTAACG GCCTGTACCTCTGCTTTTGCCACCAAAGACCGACTCCGTTCCCATATGATCAGACATGAAGGCAAGGTGACCTGTAGCATCTGTGGGAAGATGCTCAGTGCGGCCTACATCACCAGCCATCTGAAGACTCACGGACAGACCAACTTTAACTCCTGTAACAAAG ATGGTAACGAAGTCTGCAATTCTGCCTCAGCTACCCCTGTGACGGTGTCTGCCCCCATTACCACAGCGATGAACCGGGGcaactccaacaacaacaacaaccctgTCACCATCGCCGCACAAATGAACATTAGCACCAACACAGTCAACATCACGTCACCCGTCAGCCTCCAGCACCCAGTCACCATCACCGGGCCCGTCAACATCACCTCCGTCAACATCCCTGCCACAGCGCCCATGAATATCGCCCACCCAGTCGCAATAACGACCCCCATGCCTATGAATATAGCCGGCCCGCTGAACATCGCCATGAGGCCAGTGGACAGCATGTCTTTTCTGTCCCAAGTCTTGCCTTCTTCCCCACCTTGGTAA